AGGCAAGTGGTACGGCAAGCTGGTATGGTCCAAATTTTCATGGCAAAACAACCTCAAACGGCGAAATTTATAATATGTACAACATGACTGCAGCACACAAAACTTTGCCGATGAATACGATCCTTAAAGTAACAAATTTAAGAAATCAAAAAAGCGTCATTGTTCGTGTAAATGATCGCGGACCTTTTGTGGCTGATAGAGTTTTAGACCTTTCAAAGGCGGCTGCAACTAAACTTGATATTATCGGTACAGGCACGGCTCCGGTCAGTATGGAAGTCATAGGCTTTAATGAAGATATTAATGCTGTTGCAAGCATTAATACTCAAGTAAAACCAACAAGCACTGGCATAAAAGTGCCAAATCCAGTCTCTCCGACAGCTCCAACTGGAGGCATTATTATTTCGTCAGAGCAACGAGTCGTAGGTGGAGATTTTATGGTGCAAATTGGCTCATTTAAAAACCTTGAGGGCGCAAACAGATATCAAAGAGAACATCAAAGCATAGATGGCTATAAGTCGGTAGTTAAGACATTTACTATAGATGGATCTACCATTTATAGAGTATTTTTAAATGGCTTTAGAAGTGAGGACGAGGCCAGGGATTATGCAAGAAGCGGTAAATTCCAAGGTGCATTTATAGTAAGAGGCTAGGGCGTGAGAGAAGAAATTTTAGAATTAACTAGAAATACAAAAGAGACACAAATCTCAATGAAACTTAAAATTTATGGCTCTGGTGTTGCAAAGATAGATACTGGCATTGGTTTTTTTGACCATATGCTTGAAGCTTTTACAAAGCATTCTTTGCTTGATCTTGAAATTTCATGCAAGGGCGACACGCATGTGGATTTTCACCACAGCGTTGAGGATGTTGGCATAGTTTTGGGTCAGCTTTTAAAAGAGGCCTTGTACCCTTTAAGTGGCGTTGAGAGATTTGGTGAGGCAAGCGTTGTTATGGATGAGGCGGCTGTTTTTTGTGCGTTAGATCTTAGCAACAGAGCCTACCTCGTATATGAAAATTTTAATGAAAATGCCAAAGTAGGGGAGTTTGACACTGAGCTTGTGGAAGAGTTTTTTAGGGCAGTTGCTATAAATTCTGGTATCACGCTTCATCTAAATCAAATTCGTGGTAAAAACACTCACCACATCATCGAAGCAACGTTTAAATCATTCGCCGTCGCACTTCGTAGAGCGCTTGCTAAAAACGCAAGAATAGGCACGCCAAGCACAAAGGGTGTTTTATGATAGAGATTATATTTTTAGATGTTGATGGCTGCCTGACTGATGGCAAGATCATCTACAATGCAAACGGCGAAGAGCTTAAATTTTTTGATGTAAAAGATGGCTATGCGATAGAAAGCTGGCTAAAGCTTGGTAAAAAAGTAGCTATCATCACTGGCAGAAAGTCAGCCATCGTTGAGCGAAGGGCTGAAGATCTAAAGATAAATCACGTCTATCAAGGTGTTGGTGATAAATTTGAAGTGGCGAGCGAGATATTAAAATTTGAAGGGCTTAGCTTTAAAAACGCAGCAGCTATCGGCGATGACTACAATGACCATAAAATTTTAGACGCTGTTGCTTGGAGTTTTAAGCCAAAAGACGCGATAAAAGAGCTTGATGTAAAGACAAAACTAAAGCACAAAGGTGGCAATGGCGCGGTTAGAGAGATGATCGAGCTTATTATAAAATCAGAAAATTTATATGACGAGTGGTCGAAGCGTTGGTTGTAAAAATTTTCTACTTCGTCGTGGCTATTTTTAGTGTCGTGATGATATTTTTGGCAGCTCAAGATCCATACCTTGCAAATGTTTTAAAGATCGACACAAAGATATCAAATATGCAAATAAATGATGTGATAGATTATGAGATAAATTCCACAAAAATAAGCGGAGTCTACGAGGCTGATGAGCTAAATAGATACAATGATAAAGATGAATTTTTGAGTTTTAAAGCAAAAATTTTAAGAGGAAATTTAAAACATTTTCTAAGCTCAGACAAAGCAATCTCACAAAATGATGAAATCATCTTTCAAAAGAATGCGAACTATGAAAACAACGATAGTTTGAGATTTATAAGTGACGAAGTGATATATGGAACAAAAACAAAAATAGTAAGATCTGAAGCAAATTTCACGCTCATAAGAAATAATGATAAGGCACTGGGTGAGAGTGGAAGCTATGATCTTGGCAAAAAACAAACGCAGGTAAAAGGGTTAAGGGCATGGGTAGAAGAAAATCAGCGATTTTAGCGGTGATATTGGGTTTTACATTTTTAAATGCAGAGCAAGTTGAAATCACATCAAATGATTTTTTTGCAGATGAGAATAAGCAAACTAGTGAATTTATAGGTAATGTAAATATCAAAAAGGGTTCATTTGATGAGCTTAAGGCAGACAAAGTGGTCGTCTATTT
This genomic interval from Campylobacter concisus contains the following:
- a CDS encoding KdsC family phosphatase; this encodes MIEIIFLDVDGCLTDGKIIYNANGEELKFFDVKDGYAIESWLKLGKKVAIITGRKSAIVERRAEDLKINHVYQGVGDKFEVASEILKFEGLSFKNAAAIGDDYNDHKILDAVAWSFKPKDAIKELDVKTKLKHKGGNGAVREMIELIIKSENLYDEWSKRWL
- the hisB gene encoding imidazoleglycerol-phosphate dehydratase HisB, whose product is MLELTRNTKETQISMKLKIYGSGVAKIDTGIGFFDHMLEAFTKHSLLDLEISCKGDTHVDFHHSVEDVGIVLGQLLKEALYPLSGVERFGEASVVMDEAAVFCALDLSNRAYLVYENFNENAKVGEFDTELVEEFFRAVAINSGITLHLNQIRGKNTHHIIEATFKSFAVALRRALAKNARIGTPSTKGVL
- a CDS encoding LPS export ABC transporter periplasmic protein LptC, which codes for MVEALVVKIFYFVVAIFSVVMIFLAAQDPYLANVLKIDTKISNMQINDVIDYEINSTKISGVYEADELNRYNDKDEFLSFKAKILRGNLKHFLSSDKAISQNDEIIFQKNANYENNDSLRFISDEVIYGTKTKIVRSEANFTLIRNNDKALGESGSYDLGKKQTQVKGLRAWVEENQRF